A window from Calliopsis andreniformis isolate RMS-2024a chromosome 5, iyCalAndr_principal, whole genome shotgun sequence encodes these proteins:
- the LOC143179390 gene encoding uncharacterized protein LOC143179390 yields MVRGSLPDIAVTMASGREIYGAFSLIVDDVDSHSISSENSDLDGLSNESSSQNSSSQTPLDSPGGPRERIKQIQVEAETRRGEFARLLEEHAQVVRKLKIMEAEEQLSASGNVVSATHA; encoded by the exons ATGGTCAgag GGTCGTTGCCTGATATTGCAGTGACGATGGCATCAGGAAGAGAAATTTATGGTGCATTTAG CCTAATCGTGGACGATGTAGACTCCCACTCGATATCGAGTGAAAATTCGGACTTGGATGGTTTATCAAATGAGAGCAGCTCTCAAAACTCATCGTCTCAAACACCATTGGACAGTCCAGGCGGCCCCAGAGAGAGAATTAAGCAGATACAAGTAGAAGCCGAAACAAGGAGAGGAGAATTTGCAAGGCTGCTTGAAGAACATGCTCAAGTAGTGAGGAAGCTGAAGATCATGGAAGCCGAGGAGCAACTCTCGGCAAGCGGAAACGTAGTGAGTGCTACGCACGCGTGA